A stretch of DNA from Candidatus Pantoea bituminis:
AGCTAATCGACTGGATCACATGGCATTTAGCGATGTTGTCATTATAATGTCGCCTGTTCATGCCTGCTCTGGTCGGCAAACCCGTTGTAATCAGGAAATTTCATGGAAAATCAACCTAAGTTGAATAGCAGTAAAGAAGTCATTAGCTTTCTGGCGGAGCGCTTTCCGCACTGCTTTAGCGCTGAAGGCGAAGCGCGTCCGCTCAAAATCGGCATCTTTCAGGATCTGGTAGAGCGTGTTCAGGGCGAAATGGGTCTGAGCAAAACTCAGTTACGCTCTGCGCTGCGTCTTTATACCTCTAGCTGGCGTTATCTGTACGGCATTAAAGCCGGTGCAACGCGTGTTGACCTCGACGGTAACGCCTGTGGCGTATTGGACGAGCAGCATGTAGAGCATGCGCGTAAGCAGCTGGAAGACGCCAAAGCGCGTGTTCAGGCGCAGCGTGAGCAGCAGCGTGCCGCCCGCCGTGAAGCGGGTGAAGGTGAAGAGGGCGCAGCAACACGTCGTCCCCGCAAACCTGCACCTCGCAAGCCCGCTGAAGGCGATGCTGCGCGTAAACCGCGTCCGCAAGCTGAGCGTGCGACAGCTTCACAGAATCGCAAACCGGCGCCACGCCCGGAGCAGCTTAAACCCATCACTGACACCTCAACTTTACAACCCGGCCAGAGTATTAAAGTTAAAGCAGGCAAAAGTGCAATGGACGCTACCGTTCTGGAAGTATCGAAAGACGGCGTTCGGGTACAGCTCGCTTCCGGCATGGCAATGATTGTGCGCGCAGAACACTTACAGTTCTGAAACGGAGGCTGACCCCGGCATGAACACCCTTTTTAAAATTGGACTTATTGCGGGCCTGCTGTTGTCAGGCCCTTCCTTTGGTGCGGAGAACATTACCCGCGCCGACCAGATTCCACAGCTACACGAAGATGCGCAAGATCCCACCGTCAGTGAACGTGTTACCTCACGTTTTACGCGTTCACACTATCGTCAGTTCGATCTGAATCAGGATTTTTCAGCGAAAATTTTTGATCGCTACCTGAATATGCTCGATTACAGCCATAACGTGCTGTTGGCGTCCGATATTGCCCAGTTTGCTAGCAAGAAAACCACGTTGGGCGATGAGCTGAGAAGCGGCAAGCTGGACGTATTTTACGATCTCTATAATCTGGCGCAGAAACGCCGCTTTGAGCGCTATCAATATGCGCTGAGCGTGCTGAACCGCCCAATGAATTTCACTGGCAATGACACCATCGACATTGACCGTGCCAAAGCGCCCTGGCCGAAAGATCAGGCTGAGCTGAACGCGCTCTGGGATGCGAAGGTTAAATACGATGAGTTGAGCCTTAAGCTGGCAGGCAAAGACGACAAAGAGATTCGCGAAGTGCTGACCAAGCGCTATAACTTTGCCATTCGTCGCCTGGCCCAAAGTAACAGTGAAGACGTTTTCCAGCTGGCAATGAACTCTTTTGCTCACGAAATCGATCCGCACACGAACTATTTATCGCCACGCAACACTGAACAGTTCAATACCGAAATGAGCCTTTCACTGGAAGGTATCGGCGCGGTGTTGCAAATGGATGATGATTATACCGTCATTAACTCGATGGTCGCAGGTGGACCCGCAGCGAAAAGCAAATCGATTACGGTGGGCGATCGCATTGTAGGTGTTGGCCAACCAGGCAAGCCAATGGAAGATGTTATTGGCTGGCGTCTGGACGATGTCGTCGCAAAAATCAAAGGTCCGAAAGGCAGTAAAGTTCGCCTTGAAGTGTTACCCGCCGGTAAGGGCACCAAAACCCGCACTGTTACGCTGACGCGCGAAAAAATTCGTCTTGAAGATCGTGCTGTGAAGATGTCGGTGCATAACGTCGGTAAAGAAAAAGTAGGCGTGCTGGATATTCCAGGCTTCTACGTTGGCCTGACTGATGACGTTAAAGTGCAACTGCAAAAACTTCAGAAGCAGAATGTCGACAGTATCGTTATTGACCTGCGTACCAACGGTGGCGGGGCCTTGACGGAAGCCGTTTCATTGTCCGGTTTGTTTATTCCAAGCGGCCCGGTTGTGCAGGTGCGTGACAATAACGGTCGCGTACGTGAAGACAGCGACAACGACGGCGTTGTTTATTATAAAGGCCCATTGGTTGTACTGGTTGATCGCTTCAGTGCTTCCGCTTCTGAGATCTTTGCTGCAGCTATGCAGGATTACGGCCGCGCGCTGATCGTCGGTGAGCCTACCTTCGGTAAAGGCACCGTTCAGCAGTATCGCTCGCTGAACCGTATTTATGATCAAATGTTGCGTCCAGAATGGCCAGCGCTGGGTTCAGTGCAGTACACCATTCAGAAGTTCTATCGCATCAATGGCGGAAGTACGCAGCGCAAAGGTGTGACGCCTGATCTGCTGATGCCAACCGGCGTAGAAGCGGCTGAAACCGGCGAGAAGTTTGAAGACAACGCATTACCGTGGGATAGCATTAATGCAGCAACCTACGTTAAATCTGGCGATGTTAAGCCGCTGGTTCCGCAATTAACGAAAGATCACGCTGATCGTATCGCTCAGGATCGTGAATTCCAGTACATCATGAAGGATATTGCGCGTTTCAATGCGATGAAGGAGAAACGCAATAGGGTTTCCCTCAATCTTGCTCAACGTGAGAAAGAGAATCATGAAGAAGATGCGTTACGTCTGGAACGAATCAATGCGCGTTATCAGGCTGAAGGCAAGAAACCGCTGAAGAACCTGGACGATTTGCCGAAAGATTACAAAGAGCCCGATCCTTATCTGGACGAGACGGTAAATATTGCCAACGATCTCGCGAAGATGGATAAGGCCCAGCCAGAAGCACAAGCGGCTAGCGCGAAGTAACCGCTAAGCGTTAATAAAAGCACCGCCTGGCGGTGCTTTTTTTGGCTGCGATTTGGTATTTTCGGTCACTAATTAGCGTGGCTAAACGAGATGAAATTTTGCGCAGTGGGCAAAACAAGATTAAATGTAAAGTTATGTCTTTTTAGGCACTTAAACATTAAGGTTGCTTGAAAACCCGCGCAATGCTCATAGGATATGTATCCGCGCATATGCGCGTGAACCACTGAGGAAGATTAACAAATATGATGCGTATTGCTCTTTTCCTGATGACCAACCTGGCTGTGATGTTGGTATTCGGGCTGATTCTCAGCCTGACAGGGATCCAGTCAAGCAGTGTTCAAGGCCTGATGATTATGGCAGGTCTGTTTGGCTTCGGCGGTGCGTTTGTTTCACTGCTGATGTCGAAGTGGATGGCGTTGCGCTCGGTCGGCGGTGAAGTGATTGAACAACC
This window harbors:
- the proQ gene encoding RNA chaperone ProQ — protein: MENQPKLNSSKEVISFLAERFPHCFSAEGEARPLKIGIFQDLVERVQGEMGLSKTQLRSALRLYTSSWRYLYGIKAGATRVDLDGNACGVLDEQHVEHARKQLEDAKARVQAQREQQRAARREAGEGEEGAATRRPRKPAPRKPAEGDAARKPRPQAERATASQNRKPAPRPEQLKPITDTSTLQPGQSIKVKAGKSAMDATVLEVSKDGVRVQLASGMAMIVRAEHLQF
- the prc gene encoding carboxy terminal-processing peptidase yields the protein MNTLFKIGLIAGLLLSGPSFGAENITRADQIPQLHEDAQDPTVSERVTSRFTRSHYRQFDLNQDFSAKIFDRYLNMLDYSHNVLLASDIAQFASKKTTLGDELRSGKLDVFYDLYNLAQKRRFERYQYALSVLNRPMNFTGNDTIDIDRAKAPWPKDQAELNALWDAKVKYDELSLKLAGKDDKEIREVLTKRYNFAIRRLAQSNSEDVFQLAMNSFAHEIDPHTNYLSPRNTEQFNTEMSLSLEGIGAVLQMDDDYTVINSMVAGGPAAKSKSITVGDRIVGVGQPGKPMEDVIGWRLDDVVAKIKGPKGSKVRLEVLPAGKGTKTRTVTLTREKIRLEDRAVKMSVHNVGKEKVGVLDIPGFYVGLTDDVKVQLQKLQKQNVDSIVIDLRTNGGGALTEAVSLSGLFIPSGPVVQVRDNNGRVREDSDNDGVVYYKGPLVVLVDRFSASASEIFAAAMQDYGRALIVGEPTFGKGTVQQYRSLNRIYDQMLRPEWPALGSVQYTIQKFYRINGGSTQRKGVTPDLLMPTGVEAAETGEKFEDNALPWDSINAATYVKSGDVKPLVPQLTKDHADRIAQDREFQYIMKDIARFNAMKEKRNRVSLNLAQREKENHEEDALRLERINARYQAEGKKPLKNLDDLPKDYKEPDPYLDETVNIANDLAKMDKAQPEAQAASAK